CACCCGGTGCCATTAATGGGTAAGTGTGATCATAAAGAGACTAATATGCACCTGTAATGTTTATACTAAGAGTTCCTGGCCCATTCACTATTGATATTTTTgataaaacaataagaaatggggtgacattatatataataaccaGGTTTAGCATTCACTAATCTTTCTTATCTATTGAGTAATATCTTTCATAGCTCAATACTCTTATCCATTTATGGGAATATTATAGTTTAATATTTcctgattatatatatttttttgggggtGTCCTGGTTACAATAACAATCACAGGGTACAGTGCTAATGATGCCATGTTGTTTGTTATAGATTCTCCTGAAGTGATTGAGCCTCCTGATGTTGGAATGTCTCACACTGTTGGACAAATGATCCTAGAACAGGAGGAGGGTGGATTTGAGCCAGAAGAGGACACGGTGGCAAACTTCACTCCCACCTCCTTTAGTGTCCCCTCAGCTGTAAGTACATTCCAtgtattctttaaaaaattaTTCACATATATATCAGTCATTTTATGATATATAATTCCCTTTGTTCTCTAACAGTGTGAAGAAGCTTCCAATGGCTCGGAGTCAGTCACTGAGCTACTAGGCGCAGAAGGACCCTCTGATAGGTATTAGTTTGGACTATATTCTCACTATTATTTGTATTCTGATGTTATTCtgtttaccattattattataaaataactaTAACTCTCTGCCTGTAACTTTTCATTTCAGCGCCATGCCCAGATCTCTGGAAAACTTCAATCTGGGAAAAGTATTGGGTGAAGGCACCTTTGGAAAGGTGAGTTGCTGTGTCTCTAATAAGGGTTATTACCCTGCTAAAGCATAGGCACTGACCTTACTGTCTCATTCCAGGTGTTCCTGGCAGAGTACAAGGACACAAAACAACTGTGTGCCATAAAGACCCTCAAGAAAGAGAGGATTATTGCCAAGAATGATATCAAGAGGTCAGTTAAAGAGCGGTCATTACCTGCTCTCTGTTTTCTACTGATATTTTTAATTTAGTCATATAAAATTTGCTTTTGGTGtcttttttgcacaataaaatgtCAAAGAATTGTCagtattattaatgtttattcaggataaaatgaaaaaacagcagcactccggaaatgttgtagaaaaaagtgactttactcaagtgcacacagcaacgttttgggcataaaccagccctttatcaagcctagtcaaacaaatacaatcaagtgttatatacccacaggaaagggagggaccatcactccagccctccatttaaccctttgtgttcaatatacaaattttcaatatatagattgcacatatcaaatttcaaaattgtaaaaaacatataaaacagcacatatatatgccataataatacttccataatatgctctagtgtatcaagtgcatcaaaatgtaatagtgataaatatactgctaacgtataggaacaataaatgtcttactttaatgtatttcattaaaaataattgctttttccttatttctttttctttttggctccGATGCCAAACTCAGGGGACAAATCACCCCTGAATTGTTAGGAATCTGGAGCTTCCACATCTCTGAATCTTACTGTCCTAtaacaaaaacagtaataaacaaatttttagataaaaaccaaaaacaaaacacaatatttgttaaaaacacagtatttgttaaaaacaagcactcgtaatcacttacttatataaataacataggggtatattccctgTTAAGACCACCTGGTGACAAAGTACCCAATATATTTATCCAGCGCATTTCTAGTTTCTTCAGCATCCACTGTCTATTACCTCCCCTCCTGAGAGGACCAACAGCATCAATAACCtgatattaattattattattactattattaatgtttattgctACTTTcaacaaagtgcaaaaagtggtAAATGTTCAGGGTTCATTTAGTGACAGCTTTATACTCTCTCCCCCAGTGTATTCAAGGAGAAGCGAATCCTTCAGAAGGTTACCAGCGCAGAGCACCCATTCCTGGTTTCCTTATACGCCACATTCCAGAGTGAGAATCACCTCTTTTTTGTAATGGAATATCTTCCTGGAGGTGATCTGTGCCATCTGCTCGAGCATCAAGGAGCATTTGAGGAATCAAAAGCCATGTAAGTGGGATGGGATTAGGATCCATGTGAAATACTGAGGTGTCTGACTGGCAGAGAGTCCTGGCACACTGACAATCACATTCACATAGAGTAGCACTCACATATATGTCCTGAATCAAATCACTcattgaattattttcctctttatGTAGGTTTTACACTGCCTGTATAGTGCTCGGCCTGGAGGAATTGCACCGGAACAATATTGTTCATAGGTAAGTGTTAAAGCTCTTATAGCACTGTAcaaattatataatttaatataaaataaaaaaatggtgtGATTTATCTAATATATCTGTCTTCCCTCACTATGGTGTCTACAATTTaacaattttcatattttttcaaattcagaGATCTGAAACTGGAAAATCTAATGGTGGATGTACATGGCTATCTGAAAATCGTGGATTTTGGCCTGAGCAAAGATGGTAACGTTTGTTATAATTGCAAAGCATATAAGGGAATAGTTGGGGTTGATttggatgatatatatatatatatatctgtgtatgtgcAGTATGTATGCAAGCAGCTGAGGGAAGTCTCTCACAGATAGGGGATACAGATCATCTTACTGTGTTTTCTTGTCTTTAAGGTTTCAGATATGGAGATCGCAGTAAGACCCGGTGCGGAACAAACTGCTACATGGCCCCAGAGATCATTGATGAGATGGCATACAGCAGGGCCGttgactggtgggcccttggggttgTGTTATATGTCATGATCATGTTCCAGGTAAGCATAATGCCTAGAAATCACCTATCACTATCATTATAATGATAAATGGGATTTTAGAACACTTTAATGATATTAAATTAGAACACTGGTTTAATAAAGGATTAATAATTCATGTTTCAGTTCCCATTTGATGCAGAAGATGACATGGAATTATTTGAGAGCATCAGGAATGACAAACCTGCCCTGACAGAGGAATTGTCAGAGGAAGCTCAGTGCCTAATACTAAGAGTAAGTGGATGATGATTtggctgtgggactgggatgGGGCCTGATGGTTCTGTCAATTTAACAATGATTTTACATTTCTTGTAGTTACTGGAGAAGAATCCATGTGATCGCCTCGGATACAGCGAGGCCGGTGCTGAAGAGGTTAAAGCCCATGAATTCTTTGAAGTaagtttatattgtaattattgtgtATCAAGCCAGGAATACAGTAGGATCTCTAATGAGCACAGCCCTTTATACCtcctgtatctgtcagtgtttgtatgtaatctgtatgtttcatGTGTGTAGTTATTTAATATCCcctattttacaggatattgatTGGGAAGAATTTCTTGAAAGAGAACTGATGCCTCCATTTAAACCAGATGTCAGTGGCCTTACAGAGAGTACCAGGCAATCTGAATGCCAAGCCTGGGGATTAATGCCACCAGCTGAAGCGATATCACCAGAGGCACAAGAGCTGTTTGAAGGATTTGACTTTTCAGCTGAGTGAGAGGCAATTGCAAGGGGCAGATATATGGCTGGAAAGGGTGggtggtgggccagtccatatACAAATCAGAAGCCTCAATGACTTAAAGTTAATATCAGATGCCCCAAGTCATCAGTTTCTGAAGGAACAGTCTAATGGCGGCGCCAAAGTATCTGTACGTCAGCCTTAAGGGGCAGagttctggactgagattcaaaagagaccctggcatttcaagtacagagatcCGAACAGCCCCTtgtggcattttccagaatctacagattgccactcTGGGCCTGCCCCAGATACACATGAGAAGCCTCATTGGTACAAAATGGATATCATATTCCCCGACATCAACAAGTTGTGGAGGAACAGCCTAATGGTGGAACAACAGTACCTGCAGGTGAGCCCACGTTCTTACAGATAAACCCTTTATAAGTTCAGTTACTAAAAGCCATTAGTAAATGTTATGTacgtattaaataaaaaaaaaaaattgtgccattTTAAATGTTTCCACAGCAGAAACTTGCAGATTACTAAACAAAAGTCTCCATCTGCGTCAGCCAAAAAAGGTCTAGTACCAAGGTAAGAACCAACTCTTTCATTTCACACCCAATATTTCaagtcaaaatgtattttcatattgGACCAACTTGTATCTCAGGTTTAATGGGCGTTTAGATGAAATTGCTGCTGTGTTTCTGTTTCTCAGGAGTGAGATGGAGGCGACTGCGGTCAAAGGAAATCTTATTGAGTTCTCCCCTGCGCTCTCCTAGGAACCCAGGACAGGAAGGAGCTGCTCTCAtatatttcaagtttttcaaaatacattttctattagaTCAACCTGggttataattaaaggggaactactgtgaaaatggaaatttaatataagctttatctcatggaaattaccaagttactcttcactctctctttctctgcaaTCTGCCTCTCTATAGGAAAACTTTGTGCCGGTTATTTTGATAGACTGCTCTGATACATTGTCTAGGCAAAGAGAGCATGTACCATGAGGTATTAGAGCTAAATGTCCATCAAACTctgactctgactcctgcatggaaagagacagattgctgagagggggatagagaAGAGAATTTCATTTGTCACAAACTGTGACTGATTTTATtgattatacttatacagtttcTTACTACAAGGAGTTAAAGCTGATATTACATTTTCACAGTAGTTCCCCTTAGTGACCATTTATTAATTATATCTGTTTATTTTCCAGGTATGAGATGGAACGGCTGAGCTCTCTGAGGAACCTCGGCCAGGAAGAAGCCATTGCTGCCGAGCTCCACCAGGCGTCTCATCTGCAACCCAATCCAGGAATGGGGAGAAATGACAGGATGAGCTGAAGAGCCATGCCACCGGATAAAGACGACGGTCTGCCATTTCTGGGCAATTCTGCATTCAAAAGTTATGGTTTATGGTGGCCGCCCCT
The genomic region above belongs to Xenopus tropicalis strain Nigerian chromosome 9, UCB_Xtro_10.0, whole genome shotgun sequence and contains:
- the LOC101732266 gene encoding serine/threonine-protein kinase N2; this encodes MPRSLENFNLGKVLGEGTFGKVFLAEYKDTKQLCAIKTLKKERIIAKNDIKSVFKEKRILQKVTSAEHPFLVSLYATFQSENHLFFVMEYLPGGDLCHLLEHQGAFEESKAMFYTACIVLGLEELHRNNIVHRDLKLENLMVDVHGYLKIVDFGLSKDGFRYGDRSKTRCGTNCYMAPEIIDEMAYSRAVDWWALGVVLYVMIMFQFPFDAEDDMELFESIRNDKPALTEELSEEAQCLILRLLEKNPCDRLGYSEAGAEEVKAHEFFEDIDWEEFLERELMPPFKPDVSGLTESTRQSECQAWGLMPPAEAISPEAQELFEGFDFSAE